The following is a genomic window from Anas acuta chromosome 26, bAnaAcu1.1, whole genome shotgun sequence.
GCGGCTGGGCAAGGAGGTGGAGGCTCTGCAGAGCCGCTTGTCCTCGCTGGAGGTGGGCATGGGCAGCgccggggggccggggcagggtGGGCAGCGGTGACacccccctgctctgcaccCCCAGAACGAGAAGGAGAACACGAGCTACGACATCGAGACGCTGCAGGATGAGGAGGGAGAGCTGCTCGAGTTCCCAGGTAGGACCCTGCTGGCCTCCTGAGACCCCCCCTCGGGTGGTGGCCCCATGCGGGGAGGAGCGGGGACGCGGTGGGCACGGCACCAGCACCTCCGTGGCGcgcaggggcagagctgctgctctccaagAAGACCCTGAGCCCCTCGGCCGAGGagctgctggccacgctgcagGGCCAGGTGCAGTCCCTCACCGTGCAGAACAAGGAGCTGAGGGAGAAAATCCAGGCAAGAACCCTGCCGCCTGCCCACCCTGCCCTCCTTCCCTCGGTCTCCCGGCTGCTGCCGGCCTCACCATCCCCTTGGCAGGTCCTGGAGAACTTCGAGCGGGATGAGAGCGAGCCGTCCACCCCGGGGGACGTGGTGCCCGCCAGCCTCTACTACTCCCTCAAAcgggagctggagcggctgcggGCGCAGGGCAcgcaggaggcagagcaggagaggtCGACCCCAGCCTCGGAGGCTGGCAGCAAGGGCAGCACGGTGCAGGGGCTCAGCGAGGAGCCGCCCCCGTGCACTTGCAAAGCGGCGCCGGCGCCTCCCCAGCAGGATGGTGCCGAGCTGGCGGAGGCCCGGGCggccctgcagcaggcacaggcgGCGCTGGAGGAGCGCGAGCAGCGGCTGCGGGAGCTGCAGACCCGCCTGGAGGCCGATGCCAAAGCCGAGGAGGCCACGGCCTCGCTGGGGGCCTCCCTGGAGGAGGCATCGCAGGAGAAGGCGGCCCTGCTGGAGCGCTGCAGCCaggcggaggcggcggccgAGGCTCTGCGGCGCGAGCTGGAGGCCAAGACGCGGGACTGGAGGGCGGCCGGCGGCCCCGAGCCGGAGCCGGGCGCGCTGGAGCGACGGGTGGCAGAGCTGGTGCGGCAGCACGGGGAGGTGACGGCGCAACTGGGGCAGCTGCGGGAGGTGCTGGGCCGCCGCGAGGCCGAGCTGACCGCCCTGCGCGAGCAGCTGGCCGCCCGGCCCGTGGGGCGCCGGGAGCACGAGGAGGTGCTGGCGAGGCTGCGGCGGGCGCAGGAGGAAGCCGAGGGCCGGGTGGCGCCGGAGGAGCACGCCCGGGCCACGGCGGCGCTGGAGGAGCAGGCGCGAGCCCTGCGGGAGCGGGCGGCACGGctggaggcggcggcggaggccAAGGGGCGCGAGGCGGCCAGGCTGGAGGCGGCGCTGGCGGCGGCGGTGCCGCGCGGGGAGCACGAGGCGGCGCGGGCAGAGCTGCAAGCCGAGGCGGCCGCGCTGGCCCAGCGGCTGGCCGAGCTGACGAGGCGGCACGAGAAGACGTGCGAGGAGGTTTTCCGGGTGCAGCGGCAGGCGCTGTTCATGAAGAGCGAGcggcaggcggccgaggagcgCCTGGAGGCCGCGCAGCAGCAGCTGGCGGAGGCGCGGGAGGAGGCGCGGCGCCTGCGGGACCTCCACAGCCACGCCGAGGACTCGGCCAGGCTGgtcagggacagggacaggaaggtaggggacggggatggggatggggatggggatggggagggggttggggggtttgTGGGGGTCTCCTGGGGGTGGGAGCAGTGCTCCGAGCTCGGCGGCTCGCCCACGTGGCCCCGTTGATGCGCGCAGACACTCGCACGTGCAAACACGCCGACGTGCGCCGCTGGGGGCACGCtcgctgccctcctgcctcttccccttttcccctcccgAAGCCGAGACTGAAACTGGGGCCAGAAGcgggagggagctgggaaagccccggctctgcccctgccccagcaggggaCACCCgggggtggcagcaggcacGGCCACGGGGGGACCCCTGGGGGGGGAgatggggctgggagccccctgcctccccctcaCCCCCGCGCGCTGCCCAGATCACCGAGCTCTCCAAGGAGGTTTTCAGGCTGAAGGAGGCCCTCAACGCCCTCCCCGAGCCCCGAGGAGCGCCGCAGCCTCCCCCCGACACCACGGCGATGCAGTCCCGGATCCGTGCGCTGGAGGAGAAGCTGGCGGTGGGCGCAGGGCACGGGGTGGGCactgctgggggggctcctcgTGGCCCTGGCCCCCCACTCACGCCCGCTCCTCTCCcgcaggaggcagagctgcgGCACAGCAAGGTGGTCGCGCTGTACCGGAGCCACCTGCTCTACGCCGTGCAGGTGGGCAAAGGGGGACAGGGgacggggctgcggggggggggggggctcggggacgCGGTGACAGGACCCCAAGGTCCCTTTCTCTGTCCCAGGGCCACATGGATGAGGACGTGCAGAGGCTCCTGTGCCAGATCCTGAAGATGcagcggctgcaggagcagggcagatgAGCCCTCACCGAAAAACCCCATGGGACAACCAGTGACACAGCCGGGGGGGGCCAGGCCCCTGCTCACACCCCCTGTGGCCCTTTTGCTTCTCCGGCAGCACCCCGCTGCTGGCACACGCACCCCAATGCTcacccggccccgggggggccccgTGCTAGCCCCCACGCACCCCAGCACAGTAGCAATAAAGTGTTTCTATCCACCTTAACATCACGGCTCGTCCCGGGGGGGGGTGAGGACAGGCGCAGAGACTTGGGGGCTGCGAGATGTGGGGGACATCGGCGGAACCGGGGACAC
Proteins encoded in this region:
- the ANKRD24 gene encoding ankyrin repeat domain-containing protein 24 isoform X1, with product MKSGARQGQGVSHKGVSHKGVPDKGRGCQPCWAQPCPPRLHPQTPERPRGDRSRWSKPLCPTAGAGPSLPRSLLQPPRACAWGFGGWPCPPPSLGLGTAGPPRAGCNRSRNPMPPCGPPVLLWGGRGRAGDTGSWGFGARTRWGKAPKSCHCPPVTGTAPGLVPKGQPKPPDAATMKSLKAKFKKADSQDWTKNDEKLLQAVDYNDAGRVTSLLVRKGLVPTKLDSEGKSAFHLAAMRGNVDCLEAMLAHGVDAMTKDSSGYTALHLASKHGHPQCVSKLLQASCPVDVADSSGRTALHHAAVSGCISCSEILCDFKAPLNVKDKEGSTPLLLAAKMSHSELCRYLLHRGAAANSRDLQGKTALMLACENGSVETVEVLVNAGARVAAVDSAGHDAAHYGLATGNALIQHFLQEAAQRRSWASEETTEQTSRMSSPSQSVGREKSSTPRKRKAPLPPPGTPSPEDRDAYEEIVRLRQERAQFLQKIRGLEQQEKQRQEQAEQDKGSLRSMEKQIQELQERLAARDGEKERLGKEVEALQSRLSSLENEKENTSYDIETLQDEEGELLEFPGAELLLSKKTLSPSAEELLATLQGQVQSLTVQNKELREKIQVLENFERDESEPSTPGDVVPASLYYSLKRELERLRAQGTQEAEQERSTPASEAGSKGSTVQGLSEEPPPCTCKAAPAPPQQDGAELAEARAALQQAQAALEEREQRLRELQTRLEADAKAEEATASLGASLEEASQEKAALLERCSQAEAAAEALRRELEAKTRDWRAAGGPEPEPGALERRVAELVRQHGEVTAQLGQLREVLGRREAELTALREQLAARPVGRREHEEVLARLRRAQEEAEGRVAPEEHARATAALEEQARALRERAARLEAAAEAKGREAARLEAALAAAVPRGEHEAARAELQAEAAALAQRLAELTRRHEKTCEEVFRVQRQALFMKSERQAAEERLEAAQQQLAEAREEARRLRDLHSHAEDSARLVRDRDRKITELSKEVFRLKEALNALPEPRGAPQPPPDTTAMQSRIRALEEKLAEAELRHSKVVALYRSHLLYAVQGHMDEDVQRLLCQILKMQRLQEQGR
- the ANKRD24 gene encoding ankyrin repeat domain-containing protein 24 isoform X2 encodes the protein MKSGARQGQGVSHKGVSHKGVPDKGRGCQPCWAQPCPPRLHPQTPERPRGDRSRWSKPLCPTAGAGPSLPRSLLQPPRACAWGFGGWPCPPPSLGLGTAGPPRAGCNRSRNPMPPCGPPVLLWGGRGRAGDTGSWGFGARTRWGKAPKSCHCPPVTGTAPGLVPKGQPKPPDAATMKSLKAKFKKADSQDWTKNDEKLLQAVDYNDAGRVTSLLVRKGLVPTKLDSEGKSAFHLAAMRGNVDCLEAMLAHGVDAMTKDSSGYTALHLASKHGHPQCVSKLLQASCPVDVADSSGRTALHHAAVSGCISCSEILCDFKAPLNVKDKEGSTPLLLAAKMSHSELCRYLLHRGAAANSRDLQGKTALMLACENGSVETVEVLVNAGARVAAVDSAGHDAAHYGLATGNALIQHFLQEAAQRRSWASEETTEQTSRMSSPSQSVGREKSSTPRKRKAPLPPPGTPSPEDRDAYEEIVRLRQERAQFLQKIRGLEQQEKQRQEAEQDKGSLRSMEKQIQELQERLAARDGEKERLGKEVEALQSRLSSLENEKENTSYDIETLQDEEGELLEFPGAELLLSKKTLSPSAEELLATLQGQVQSLTVQNKELREKIQVLENFERDESEPSTPGDVVPASLYYSLKRELERLRAQGTQEAEQERSTPASEAGSKGSTVQGLSEEPPPCTCKAAPAPPQQDGAELAEARAALQQAQAALEEREQRLRELQTRLEADAKAEEATASLGASLEEASQEKAALLERCSQAEAAAEALRRELEAKTRDWRAAGGPEPEPGALERRVAELVRQHGEVTAQLGQLREVLGRREAELTALREQLAARPVGRREHEEVLARLRRAQEEAEGRVAPEEHARATAALEEQARALRERAARLEAAAEAKGREAARLEAALAAAVPRGEHEAARAELQAEAAALAQRLAELTRRHEKTCEEVFRVQRQALFMKSERQAAEERLEAAQQQLAEAREEARRLRDLHSHAEDSARLVRDRDRKITELSKEVFRLKEALNALPEPRGAPQPPPDTTAMQSRIRALEEKLAEAELRHSKVVALYRSHLLYAVQGHMDEDVQRLLCQILKMQRLQEQGR
- the ANKRD24 gene encoding ankyrin repeat domain-containing protein 24 isoform X4 translates to MRGCCERCGGREGGKEGGTEGRRGGVPWLPLRQDLAPARAAVRDRAGLWGAHPEAPREAVAQAGGEGCMAARRLLLSTMKQICLCAAASFASQDWTKNDEKLLQAVDYNDAGRVTSLLVRKGLVPTKLDSEGKSAFHLAAMRGNVDCLEAMLAHGVDAMTKDSSGYTALHLASKHGHPQCVSKLLQASCPVDVADSSGRTALHHAAVSGCISCSEILCDFKAPLNVKDKEGSTPLLLAAKMSHSELCRYLLHRGAAANSRDLQGKTALMLACENGSVETVEVLVNAGARVAAVDSAGHDAAHYGLATGNALIQHFLQEAAQRRSWASEETTEQTSRMSSPSQSVGREKSSTPRKRKAPLPPPGTPSPEDRDAYEEIVRLRQERAQFLQKIRGLEQQEKQRQEQAEQDKGSLRSMEKQIQELQERLAARDGEKERLGKEVEALQSRLSSLENEKENTSYDIETLQDEEGELLEFPGAELLLSKKTLSPSAEELLATLQGQVQSLTVQNKELREKIQVLENFERDESEPSTPGDVVPASLYYSLKRELERLRAQGTQEAEQERSTPASEAGSKGSTVQGLSEEPPPCTCKAAPAPPQQDGAELAEARAALQQAQAALEEREQRLRELQTRLEADAKAEEATASLGASLEEASQEKAALLERCSQAEAAAEALRRELEAKTRDWRAAGGPEPEPGALERRVAELVRQHGEVTAQLGQLREVLGRREAELTALREQLAARPVGRREHEEVLARLRRAQEEAEGRVAPEEHARATAALEEQARALRERAARLEAAAEAKGREAARLEAALAAAVPRGEHEAARAELQAEAAALAQRLAELTRRHEKTCEEVFRVQRQALFMKSERQAAEERLEAAQQQLAEAREEARRLRDLHSHAEDSARLVRDRDRKITELSKEVFRLKEALNALPEPRGAPQPPPDTTAMQSRIRALEEKLAEAELRHSKVVALYRSHLLYAVQGHMDEDVQRLLCQILKMQRLQEQGR